One window of the Gordonia westfalica genome contains the following:
- a CDS encoding DUF456 domain-containing protein codes for MPLWGELLVAAVIVVGLIGIVVPILPGTLLIASALFVWALVVGGWAWSVFAAAVLALVVGEVIKYLVAGKSLRTDGIPNRTVVIGGLVGIVGFFVVPVIGLLLGFVVGAVLSELVRTRSLEQAWRGALAALKAAAKTIGIELLFALVATSIWTGGAFAW; via the coding sequence GTGCCGCTCTGGGGTGAGCTGCTCGTCGCGGCCGTCATCGTCGTCGGGCTGATCGGGATCGTCGTCCCGATCCTGCCCGGAACACTGTTGATCGCCTCCGCGCTGTTCGTCTGGGCGCTCGTCGTGGGCGGCTGGGCGTGGTCGGTGTTCGCCGCGGCCGTCCTGGCGCTCGTCGTGGGCGAGGTCATCAAGTACCTCGTCGCCGGTAAGTCGTTGCGCACGGACGGGATTCCGAACCGGACCGTCGTCATCGGCGGACTCGTCGGGATCGTCGGATTCTTCGTCGTACCGGTGATCGGTCTGCTGCTCGGTTTCGTCGTCGGCGCGGTGCTCTCCGAACTCGTACGCACCCGGAGTCTCGAGCAGGCGTGGCGTGGTGCGCTGGCCGCGCTGAAGGCGGCGGCCAAGACGATCGGCATCGAACTCCTCTTCGCGCTCGTCGCCACCAGTATCTGGACGGGCGGGGCCTTCGCCTGGTGA
- a CDS encoding ferredoxin reductase, protein MNLLKWSKRPAADVEARKPGINVLRGLVARATTPLLPDDYLHLVNPLWSARELRGKVLDVTKETDDTATVTIRTGWGFPESYKPGQYVGIGLQIDGRWHWRSYSLTSIGTSEQDKTIAITVKANPDGFLSSHLVDGVNPGSIIRLQSPRGDFHLPEPVPGKILFVTAGSGITPVIAMLRQLSSHGQTPDIVHIHSAPTREDVIFLDEMEKLADEAEQYQLDLQLTREMGKFDVARMDEWAPDWRERECWACGPVALLDAMEAHYEDGGLRDRLHIERFTIARTDHGGEGGTVRFSISDKEVEIDGATTLLEAGEDLGIQMPFGCRMGICQTCVVPLAGGYVRDLRTGEERREGERIQTCISAVSGECTLDL, encoded by the coding sequence GTGAACCTGCTCAAATGGAGCAAGCGACCGGCGGCGGACGTCGAGGCGCGCAAACCGGGGATCAATGTGCTTCGCGGACTGGTGGCGCGGGCGACCACTCCGCTGCTCCCCGATGACTATCTCCATCTGGTCAATCCGCTGTGGAGTGCGCGCGAGCTGCGGGGCAAGGTCCTCGACGTCACCAAGGAGACCGACGACACCGCGACGGTGACGATCCGCACCGGCTGGGGGTTCCCCGAGAGCTACAAGCCGGGACAGTACGTCGGGATCGGCCTGCAGATCGACGGCCGGTGGCACTGGCGGTCGTATTCGCTCACCTCGATCGGAACGTCCGAGCAGGACAAGACCATCGCCATCACGGTGAAGGCGAATCCCGACGGATTCCTGTCGTCTCATCTCGTCGACGGCGTGAATCCCGGTTCCATCATCCGGTTGCAGTCACCCAGGGGCGATTTCCATCTACCGGAACCGGTACCGGGCAAGATCCTCTTCGTCACCGCAGGTAGCGGCATCACCCCGGTCATCGCGATGCTGCGCCAGCTGAGTTCGCACGGGCAGACGCCGGACATCGTCCACATCCACTCCGCCCCCACCCGGGAGGACGTGATCTTCCTCGACGAGATGGAGAAGCTCGCCGACGAAGCCGAGCAGTACCAACTCGATCTCCAGTTGACCAGGGAGATGGGCAAATTCGACGTAGCCCGGATGGACGAGTGGGCGCCGGATTGGCGTGAGCGGGAATGCTGGGCCTGCGGGCCGGTGGCGTTGCTCGACGCGATGGAGGCGCACTACGAGGACGGCGGCCTGCGAGACCGGCTGCACATCGAACGGTTCACCATCGCCCGCACCGATCACGGCGGGGAGGGCGGCACCGTTCGGTTCTCGATCTCCGACAAGGAGGTCGAGATCGACGGTGCGACAACACTTCTCGAGGCAGGCGAGGATCTCGGCATCCAGATGCCGTTCGGCTGCCGGATGGGGATCTGCCAGACCTGCGTCGTCCCGCTGGCGGGCGGGTACGTGCGTGATCTGCGCACCGGCGAGGAACGCCGCGAAGGAGAACGAATCCAGACATGCATCAGCGCCGTGTCTGGTGAATGCACCCTCGATCTGTAG
- a CDS encoding fatty acid desaturase family protein — protein MAITDIDQYAHLTDSDIETLGAELDAIRRDIEDSRGERDARYIRRAITLQRGLAAGGRLALMFSNKKVAWAAGTAMLSLAKIIENMELGHNVMHGQWDWMNDPEVHSSSWEWDTTCPSVQWKHSHNFVHHKYTNVVGMDDDVGYGILRVTRDQPWEWWNLGNPIYNLTLGTFFEYGVALHHLETEKLRNGEKTYRQAAKDLRVIGTKVGKQAAKDYLIYPALAGPHWKTTITANFTANIIRNYWAYMVIFCGHFPDGAEKFTVAEFENEDQPRWYLRQMLGSANFKAGPLMRFMSGNLSHQIEHHLFPDLPSSRYEEIGVRVRELCDKYDLPYTTGSILHQYFQSFRTIAKLALPNSLLKATADDAPETASELRFAIREGMADSFRVDPATGKRRGLRTALRELRNSPVRAANVGRAASA, from the coding sequence ATGGCCATCACCGACATCGATCAGTACGCACATCTCACCGACAGCGACATCGAGACCCTCGGAGCCGAACTCGACGCCATCCGACGGGACATCGAGGACTCCCGCGGTGAACGCGACGCCCGATACATCCGCCGCGCCATCACTCTCCAGCGCGGTCTCGCGGCCGGCGGGCGACTCGCCTTGATGTTCAGCAACAAGAAGGTCGCCTGGGCTGCCGGTACCGCGATGCTCTCGCTGGCCAAGATCATCGAGAACATGGAACTCGGGCACAACGTGATGCACGGGCAGTGGGATTGGATGAACGACCCGGAGGTGCACTCGTCGTCGTGGGAGTGGGACACCACCTGCCCGAGCGTGCAGTGGAAGCATTCCCACAACTTCGTCCACCACAAGTACACGAACGTCGTCGGGATGGACGACGATGTGGGCTACGGAATCCTGCGTGTCACCCGGGATCAGCCGTGGGAGTGGTGGAATCTGGGCAACCCGATCTACAACCTGACCCTCGGCACGTTCTTCGAATACGGTGTGGCGCTCCATCATCTGGAGACAGAGAAGCTCCGCAACGGTGAGAAGACGTACCGTCAGGCCGCGAAGGATCTGCGGGTGATCGGCACCAAGGTCGGCAAGCAGGCCGCCAAGGACTATCTGATCTATCCGGCCCTGGCGGGGCCCCACTGGAAGACGACGATCACCGCGAACTTCACCGCCAACATCATCCGCAACTACTGGGCGTACATGGTCATCTTCTGCGGCCATTTCCCCGACGGCGCGGAGAAGTTCACCGTCGCGGAGTTCGAGAATGAGGACCAGCCGCGCTGGTACCTGCGACAGATGTTGGGCTCGGCCAACTTCAAGGCCGGCCCGCTGATGCGATTCATGAGTGGCAACCTCAGTCACCAGATCGAACACCACCTGTTCCCCGACCTGCCCAGCAGTCGCTACGAGGAGATCGGCGTGCGGGTGCGGGAACTGTGCGACAAGTACGACCTGCCGTACACGACGGGTTCGATCCTGCACCAGTACTTCCAGTCGTTCCGCACGATCGCCAAACTCGCGCTACCGAATTCGTTGCTCAAGGCGACCGCCGATGATGCGCCGGAGACGGCCTCGGAGCTTCGGTTCGCGATCCGCGAGGGGATGGCCGACAGTTTCCGCGTCGACCCGGCGACCGGTAAGCGTCGCGGACTGCGAACCGCCCTGCGGGAGCTGCGGAACTCGCCTGTGCGGGCGGCGAACGTGGGCCGGGCCGCAAGCGCCTAG
- a CDS encoding MFS transporter, producing the protein MTTSTSTRLPAPPERRTATIVMACLGVFVAYLPITSVAVSLPAIGNAFGASTAQLSWVQDAFVLPMAAFILTAGVFGDVHGRRKVYLTGLALSALGSVVALSAQSITFVWVGQALAGTGAAALLPTTLALISHAVPDFRERGKFIGIWASSLMLALTVGPLIAGPIAENIGWRWIYVLPIPFAVAAFAIAFAALPESRAPHTRRLDWPGQVTAAVAVTALVFGVIEAGVNGPGDPRVIVALLIAVLSGAAFVAVERRSDSPMLDLDLFRSRAFTVTTLVAMISFLALIGFIFVLSMYLGMVQQLGTIEAGWRLALMNGASMVVGALAGKMMHRVQARYMIGGGLAAVAVAQFALLTIDADTSFVSIGWRLIVLGLGMGFVMAPMTATAVSAVPYQLAGMAAAGNNAFRQVGGALGPAVLGALLTAGAVNSLPAKLTDAGIDEQVRDRVVDAVDGEGLGAVAGLDLGADTPTVMNAVGDAFLDGMQVCLVFSGVLSAAAAVLCMVMLKPRANAGHQ; encoded by the coding sequence GTGACCACCTCCACGTCCACCAGGCTTCCCGCTCCGCCGGAGCGCCGGACCGCCACCATCGTGATGGCCTGCCTCGGCGTCTTCGTGGCGTATCTGCCGATCACGAGCGTCGCGGTCAGCCTGCCGGCGATCGGCAACGCCTTCGGCGCCTCGACGGCGCAGCTGTCCTGGGTCCAGGACGCCTTCGTCCTGCCGATGGCGGCCTTCATCCTGACCGCGGGTGTGTTCGGGGACGTCCACGGACGCCGCAAGGTCTACCTGACCGGTCTCGCGCTGTCCGCACTGGGCTCCGTCGTCGCGCTCTCCGCGCAGTCGATCACGTTCGTATGGGTCGGCCAGGCCCTGGCCGGCACCGGCGCCGCCGCGCTGCTGCCGACGACCCTCGCGCTCATCAGCCATGCCGTGCCGGACTTCCGTGAACGCGGCAAGTTCATCGGCATCTGGGCGTCGTCGCTGATGCTGGCGCTGACCGTCGGCCCGCTGATCGCCGGTCCGATCGCCGAGAACATCGGCTGGCGCTGGATCTACGTGCTGCCCATCCCGTTCGCCGTCGCCGCCTTCGCGATCGCATTCGCCGCGCTTCCGGAATCGCGTGCCCCGCACACCCGGCGCCTCGACTGGCCCGGCCAGGTCACTGCGGCGGTCGCGGTCACGGCCCTGGTCTTCGGCGTGATCGAGGCCGGCGTCAACGGACCGGGCGATCCCCGCGTCATCGTCGCCCTGCTGATCGCGGTTCTCTCGGGTGCGGCCTTCGTTGCTGTCGAACGTCGTTCGGACAGCCCGATGCTCGACCTCGACCTGTTCCGCAGTCGCGCCTTCACCGTCACCACCCTGGTGGCGATGATCAGCTTCCTCGCGCTGATCGGTTTCATCTTCGTGCTCAGCATGTACTTGGGCATGGTCCAGCAGCTCGGCACCATCGAGGCCGGCTGGCGACTCGCGCTGATGAACGGCGCCTCCATGGTCGTGGGCGCGCTCGCAGGCAAGATGATGCATCGAGTCCAGGCGCGCTACATGATCGGCGGCGGCCTGGCCGCGGTTGCGGTGGCGCAGTTCGCCCTGCTCACCATCGACGCCGACACCTCCTTCGTCTCGATCGGGTGGCGGCTCATCGTGCTCGGCCTGGGCATGGGGTTCGTGATGGCACCGATGACCGCGACCGCGGTCTCCGCGGTGCCCTACCAGCTCGCGGGTATGGCGGCGGCGGGTAACAACGCCTTCCGTCAGGTCGGCGGCGCGCTCGGTCCGGCGGTCCTCGGCGCGCTGCTCACAGCGGGTGCCGTCAACTCGCTCCCGGCCAAGCTCACCGACGCCGGCATCGATGAACAGGTGCGCGACCGCGTCGTCGACGCCGTGGACGGCGAGGGCCTGGGTGCGGTCGCCGGGCTCGACCTCGGCGCCGACACCCCCACGGTCATGAACGCTGTCGGCGACGCCTTCCTCGACGGCATGCAGGTGTGCCTGGTCTTCTCGGGCGTCCTCTCGGCCGCCGCCGCCGTGCTGTGCATGGTGATGCTCAAGCCCAGGGCAAACGCCGGCCACCAGTAG
- a CDS encoding Lrp/AsnC family transcriptional regulator translates to MDDTDGTILRALQVHPRASFRRLGEAAGISEQTAARRYQALRRAGVMRVVGIVRPAVRGDSEWVARVRCRPDRLEPLAASLSRRRDVGFAYVVSGGTEIICVVRTPMGAVGDDALLAALSSRVGVLDVRVDLLLHAFNVGSASKWTGFGGHLSESARDLVTSNGSAHGAGDDDPEAEGEDAGTGGPGESARLTAEDAPLVDALTHDGRLSHRELARICGWTVGRVRRRLRTLERSGALYYDVEILPERLGFDLSATLWLTVAPSAIDEVGAEIAAHDEVAFAAAISGDHNLMVAVICRDTDDFYRYLRTGVGAVDGVLGYSVSIRVRRLKQNASLVVQGRLVQPV, encoded by the coding sequence ATGGACGACACCGATGGCACAATCCTCCGCGCTCTGCAGGTCCATCCGCGAGCGTCGTTCCGGCGCCTCGGCGAGGCCGCCGGCATCTCGGAGCAGACCGCGGCCAGGCGCTACCAGGCACTGCGTCGCGCCGGGGTGATGCGAGTGGTGGGAATCGTGCGACCGGCGGTGCGCGGTGATTCCGAATGGGTGGCGCGCGTCCGCTGCCGTCCGGACCGCCTGGAGCCGCTGGCCGCGTCGCTGTCGCGTCGTCGGGACGTGGGCTTCGCGTACGTCGTCTCCGGCGGGACCGAGATCATCTGCGTGGTCCGGACCCCGATGGGGGCGGTCGGCGACGATGCCCTGCTGGCGGCACTCTCGTCCCGGGTGGGAGTCCTCGACGTCCGCGTCGACCTCCTGTTGCATGCCTTCAACGTCGGTTCGGCGTCGAAGTGGACCGGGTTCGGCGGTCATCTCTCCGAGTCCGCCCGGGATCTGGTGACCTCGAACGGATCCGCCCACGGCGCCGGGGACGACGATCCCGAGGCGGAGGGGGAGGACGCCGGCACCGGTGGTCCGGGGGAGAGTGCGCGTCTGACAGCCGAGGACGCGCCCCTCGTCGACGCGCTGACCCACGACGGTCGGCTCTCGCACCGGGAACTGGCGCGCATCTGCGGCTGGACCGTCGGACGCGTCCGGCGACGCCTGCGCACGCTCGAACGCAGCGGGGCACTGTACTACGACGTCGAGATCCTGCCCGAACGTCTCGGTTTCGACCTGAGTGCGACGCTGTGGCTCACCGTGGCGCCGTCGGCGATCGACGAGGTGGGCGCCGAGATCGCCGCACATGACGAGGTGGCGTTCGCGGCGGCGATCAGCGGTGACCACAACCTCATGGTCGCGGTGATCTGCCGCGACACCGACGACTTCTACCGCTATCTGCGCACCGGAGTCGGTGCCGTGGACGGGGTTCTCGGCTATTCGGTCAGCATCCGTGTCCGGCGGCTGAAACAGAATGCGTCACTCGTGGTGCAGGGCCGTCTGGTTCAGCCGGTGTGA
- a CDS encoding ClC family H(+)/Cl(-) exchange transporter, which produces MTSPTTDNQGLVRLCVLAVLAGCVTGVLGGAFRWCLDHLNRWRFEMLDWADGLGAPGWFIPVAVTAAGAAFGALVSHLVPTAAGSGIQHVEAVERGEAEPAPLRVVPARFFGGLAAIGSGLILGREGPTVHMGAAVGSETGRRAKLDEHDVRVMQTSLSGAGLAVAFTAPVGGALFALEEVTHSFRIRVVVPTILAVAAAVACGHVILGDRPDFLVGVVAAPSITLLPVFVVFGLLSGLVGIAYGRAVLGAINAVRGITRVPAIAKAAIIGAIVGGLMAIDADAAGGGDNLAQQIFDGSVVLPVVAALFLVRFVAGPLSYAAGTPGGLFAPMLALGALWGVLFAAGLDAVLPQSDSTLRDALVLAGMAALFGAVVRAPLTGMVVVMEMSATTTVAVPMLAATAAAVLVAHLSGTPPVYDSLREQMLANDAGRERGAGN; this is translated from the coding sequence GTGACCTCGCCGACGACGGACAATCAGGGCCTGGTGAGGTTGTGCGTGCTCGCCGTCCTCGCGGGATGTGTGACAGGTGTACTCGGCGGGGCCTTCCGTTGGTGCCTCGACCATCTCAACCGGTGGCGGTTCGAGATGCTGGACTGGGCCGACGGTCTCGGTGCGCCGGGGTGGTTCATCCCGGTGGCGGTGACGGCTGCGGGAGCCGCCTTCGGCGCGCTCGTGTCGCATCTCGTACCGACCGCCGCGGGCAGCGGAATCCAGCACGTGGAGGCCGTCGAACGCGGTGAGGCGGAGCCGGCGCCGCTCCGGGTCGTCCCCGCCCGCTTCTTCGGTGGCCTCGCCGCGATCGGTTCCGGTCTGATCCTCGGCCGCGAGGGACCGACCGTGCACATGGGTGCGGCCGTCGGTTCCGAGACCGGGCGCCGTGCCAAGCTCGACGAGCACGACGTCCGCGTCATGCAGACCTCGCTCAGCGGGGCCGGTCTGGCGGTCGCCTTCACGGCGCCGGTGGGCGGCGCGCTCTTCGCGCTCGAGGAGGTGACGCACTCGTTCCGGATCCGGGTGGTGGTGCCGACCATCCTCGCCGTCGCCGCGGCGGTGGCCTGCGGACACGTGATCCTGGGTGACCGGCCCGACTTCCTCGTCGGAGTGGTGGCCGCGCCCTCGATCACCCTGTTGCCGGTGTTCGTGGTCTTCGGGCTCCTCAGCGGACTCGTCGGAATCGCCTACGGGCGAGCGGTTCTCGGGGCGATCAACGCGGTTCGTGGGATCACGCGTGTTCCGGCGATCGCCAAGGCGGCGATCATCGGTGCGATCGTCGGCGGCCTGATGGCGATCGATGCCGACGCGGCCGGTGGGGGCGACAACCTCGCGCAACAGATCTTCGACGGTTCGGTCGTGCTCCCGGTGGTGGCCGCGCTGTTCCTGGTCCGGTTCGTCGCCGGTCCGTTGTCGTATGCCGCGGGAACCCCGGGCGGCCTGTTCGCGCCGATGCTCGCGCTCGGCGCACTGTGGGGGGTCCTGTTCGCCGCGGGCCTCGACGCCGTGCTCCCGCAATCGGATTCGACGCTGCGCGACGCCCTGGTGCTCGCCGGCATGGCCGCGCTGTTCGGTGCGGTGGTGCGGGCGCCGCTCACCGGCATGGTCGTGGTGATGGAGATGAGTGCGACGACCACGGTGGCGGTGCCCATGCTCGCCGCGACCGCGGCGGCCGTGCTCGTCGCACATCTCTCCGGAACGCCGCCCGTCTACGACTCACTCCGCGAGCAGATGCTCGCCAACGATGCCGGGCGCGAACGGGGCGCGGGAAACTAG
- a CDS encoding ABC transporter ATP-binding protein → MTISPTDHKLQSTSRLRGTGLTVGYDQRVVIDGLDIDIPDGQVTTIIGSNGCGKSTLLRCLARLLPPKAGTVYLDGDDISHVRPKQVARTLAILPQNPVAPEGLTVADLVGRGRHPHQRWYQQATAADEAAVAEAMEMTDTLELADRTLDALSGGQRQRVWIALTLAQGTDLILLDEPTTYLDLAHSIDVLDLVRRLRDEHGKTVVMVLHDLNLAARYSDSLVVMKNGAIVTVGTPSEVIDAEMLDDAFGLRAHVMTDPIAGGPLIVPLGAHTRAF, encoded by the coding sequence ATGACCATCTCCCCCACCGATCACAAGCTGCAGTCGACGTCGCGGCTGCGCGGCACCGGGCTGACCGTCGGCTACGACCAGCGCGTGGTCATCGACGGCCTGGACATCGACATCCCCGACGGCCAGGTCACGACGATCATCGGCTCCAACGGCTGCGGCAAGTCGACGCTGCTGCGATGCCTCGCACGACTGCTGCCGCCCAAGGCAGGCACGGTCTACCTCGACGGCGACGACATCTCGCATGTCCGGCCCAAGCAGGTGGCCCGGACCCTGGCGATCCTGCCCCAGAATCCGGTCGCACCCGAGGGTCTGACCGTCGCCGACCTCGTCGGCCGGGGCCGGCATCCGCATCAGCGGTGGTACCAGCAGGCAACCGCCGCCGACGAGGCCGCGGTGGCCGAGGCGATGGAGATGACCGACACCCTCGAACTCGCCGACCGCACTCTCGACGCACTCTCCGGCGGTCAACGGCAACGGGTCTGGATCGCGCTCACGCTCGCGCAGGGCACCGACCTGATCCTGCTCGACGAGCCGACCACCTACCTCGACCTCGCGCATTCGATCGACGTCCTCGACCTCGTCCGACGCCTCCGCGACGAGCACGGCAAGACCGTGGTCATGGTGTTGCACGACCTGAATCTCGCGGCCCGCTACAGCGATTCGCTGGTCGTGATGAAGAACGGCGCGATCGTCACCGTCGGCACCCCGTCCGAGGTCATCGACGCCGAGATGCTCGACGACGCCTTCGGCCTGCGCGCGCATGTGATGACGGACCCGATCGCGGGCGGGCCGCTCATCGTGCCGCTCGGCGCGCACACGCGGGCCTTCTAG
- a CDS encoding FecCD family ABC transporter permease: MSTSDVKTPEPASGGPATRTRGIAPHPGGYRLAIEPVSVVVRPRMLIVALVSAALAVVLFLTSVGVSDFPLTPVDVARILLGGGTRIENVVVFDVALPRALVGLLVGIGLGMSGSITQLISQNPLATPDILGITAGASAAAVAALAFSNTSWGSWFGDLGVPASAMIGALLTAALMYVLAWPGRKANSGINPFRLVLIGVGMTWMLQALTNFLLTRADIRDVGRAQVWLVGSVANVGWSNVWPVVGGVVAGVVMIVVFSRQIGMLSLGPDLARGLGVRTGAVSTTLLLTAVLVSALCVSAAGPIAFVALLAPQIALRLARTAVPTPLLSGLIGASLVLGGDLLCRTVLPGGLPVGIVTAAIGGPFLIYLMITMSRKATV; the protein is encoded by the coding sequence ATGAGCACGTCCGACGTGAAGACGCCCGAGCCGGCTTCAGGTGGGCCCGCGACCCGTACGCGGGGCATCGCGCCGCATCCCGGCGGCTACCGCCTCGCGATCGAGCCGGTCTCGGTCGTCGTGCGTCCGCGCATGCTGATCGTCGCGCTCGTCTCCGCGGCACTCGCCGTCGTGCTGTTCCTGACGAGCGTCGGCGTCAGCGACTTCCCGCTCACCCCGGTCGACGTCGCACGCATCCTGCTCGGCGGCGGCACCCGCATCGAGAACGTCGTCGTCTTCGACGTCGCGCTCCCCCGGGCCCTCGTCGGCCTGCTGGTGGGCATCGGACTCGGCATGTCGGGGTCCATCACCCAGCTGATCTCACAGAACCCCCTCGCCACCCCCGACATCCTCGGAATCACCGCGGGTGCAAGCGCGGCGGCGGTCGCGGCCCTCGCCTTCTCGAACACGAGCTGGGGCAGCTGGTTCGGCGACCTCGGCGTCCCGGCGTCGGCGATGATCGGTGCGCTGCTGACCGCCGCGCTGATGTACGTGCTGGCCTGGCCGGGCCGCAAGGCCAACAGCGGCATCAATCCGTTCCGCCTCGTCCTGATCGGCGTCGGCATGACGTGGATGCTGCAGGCGCTCACCAACTTCCTGCTCACCCGTGCCGACATCCGCGACGTCGGGCGTGCCCAGGTGTGGTTGGTGGGCTCGGTCGCCAATGTCGGCTGGTCCAATGTCTGGCCGGTGGTCGGCGGGGTCGTGGCCGGCGTCGTCATGATCGTCGTGTTCTCCCGGCAGATCGGCATGCTCAGCCTCGGCCCGGATCTCGCACGCGGACTCGGCGTCCGGACCGGCGCGGTGTCCACCACGCTGCTGCTGACGGCGGTCCTGGTCAGCGCGCTGTGCGTGTCCGCCGCCGGACCGATCGCGTTCGTCGCCCTGCTCGCACCGCAGATCGCGCTGCGGCTGGCCCGGACGGCGGTACCGACCCCACTGCTGTCCGGCCTGATCGGTGCGTCCCTCGTGCTCGGCGGAGACCTGTTGTGCCGCACGGTGCTACCCGGCGGGCTGCCCGTCGGCATCGTCACCGCCGCGATCGGCGGACCGTTCCTCATCTACCTGATGATCACGATGTCCCGGAAGGCGACCGTATGA
- a CDS encoding FecCD family ABC transporter permease — translation MRRSLRVLGIPVLVAALVGLVIASVLFGTRPVPLDEVWTSFATGVSEIWAALLDLRMPVIPKDTDVDGIVWDLRVPRTLLGLFAGLAVGAAGAITQGHTRNPIADPGMLGVNAGAACAVVAGIYVLGITSPLAFMFFGLLGAIIAATVVFGLSALSGSSPLTLVLAGTGLTAMLTAITSSIVLVDTNSLDQWRFWSVGSTAGRGIDVFWASLPFIGVGLVFALASGFFLNVLSLGDDMTKALGSRVVLIRALGILTITLLIGAATAACGPIVFLGLVVPHIARGIVGSDYRWIIPYSALFGGILLVGCDILGRVVARPGEVQVGVMLALVGAPFLIFMVRRQRLASV, via the coding sequence GTGCGCCGCTCCCTCCGTGTCCTCGGCATTCCCGTGCTGGTCGCGGCCCTGGTGGGGCTGGTCATCGCCTCGGTGCTCTTCGGCACGCGTCCGGTTCCGCTCGACGAGGTCTGGACGAGTTTCGCCACGGGGGTCTCGGAGATCTGGGCGGCCCTCCTCGATCTGCGGATGCCGGTGATCCCCAAGGACACCGACGTCGACGGCATCGTCTGGGACCTCCGCGTCCCGCGAACCCTGCTCGGGCTGTTCGCCGGTCTGGCCGTGGGCGCGGCCGGTGCCATCACGCAGGGGCACACACGCAACCCCATCGCCGATCCCGGCATGCTCGGCGTCAATGCCGGCGCCGCATGCGCGGTGGTCGCCGGGATCTACGTGCTCGGCATCACCAGCCCCCTCGCGTTCATGTTCTTCGGGCTGCTCGGCGCGATCATCGCCGCGACCGTCGTCTTCGGTCTGTCCGCCCTGAGCGGCTCGAGTCCACTCACCCTCGTGCTCGCCGGCACCGGTCTCACGGCGATGCTCACCGCGATCACGTCGTCGATCGTGCTGGTCGACACCAACTCGCTCGACCAGTGGCGGTTCTGGAGCGTCGGGTCGACCGCCGGCCGCGGGATCGACGTGTTCTGGGCGAGCCTGCCGTTCATCGGAGTCGGACTCGTCTTCGCGCTGGCGAGCGGTTTCTTCCTCAACGTGTTGAGCCTCGGCGACGACATGACCAAGGCGCTCGGCTCCCGGGTGGTGCTCATCCGCGCGCTCGGCATCCTGACGATCACCCTGCTGATCGGCGCGGCCACCGCGGCCTGCGGTCCGATCGTCTTCCTCGGGCTCGTGGTGCCGCACATCGCGCGTGGGATCGTCGGCTCCGACTATCGCTGGATCATCCCGTATTCGGCGCTGTTCGGCGGGATACTCCTCGTCGGCTGCGACATCCTCGGCCGCGTCGTCGCGCGCCCCGGCGAGGTCCAGGTTGGCGTGATGCTGGCGCTCGTCGGCGCACCGTTCCTGATCTTCATGGTCCGTCGGCAGAGATTGGCATCCGTATGA